ACTGCAGACCGCATTATTACTATTCGTGACGGTCGTATCGCTGCCACAGGCGATGCATACGGGCGTCCCAGCTCCGCGATTCCGCAGATATAGGAGGTCACTATGCATATTCGCGACCTCATTCGAGAGGCGTTTCGAGCACTTGAGGCAAACCGCGTACGCAGCTTTTTAACCATTCTCGGTATTGTTATCGGCATTGCCGCTGTTATCTCAATGACGTCTCTTATTGGCGGTATTCAAGATAACCTCATTGGCTCGCTTGGCCTCAACGCCGCGCGAACCATTGAGATAAGTAGCTGGGGGTTTACCACTAAGCAGCTTGAGCGTCTACAAAAAGTTTTACCTGGTTATGAGCTGCTTGAAGGTACAAGCAGTGGTTGGACTGAGACCAAAATTGATAATAAGCAAGCAAATGCAAATATTACTGGTTTGAGCCCCAAGATGCTTGAGCTATCAGGCAAAACAAAGCTCATTGCCGGACGTTATTTTAATGATGCAGAAAACAACTCTTCCGCGCGTGTTGTTATTCTTGACCCTCATGCTGTTCAGTTACTCTTTAAGACTGAAAACCTAAACGTCATTGGCAAGACTGCTCGAATAGGCACGCGCAATTATACGGTAGTAGGCATTGAAGAAGGGCGTCCTATGGGTAGAGGTGGTGGCGACCGGGAGTTTTTCTGGGCAACCATGCCATTCAATACCGTTGTACAGGACTTTAATGGTGGAGATAAGCGCCTTGATGGAATAACCGGCATTGCACGTGAAGGTGTCGATGTTGACGAGCTTTCGGCAAAAACAAAAGAAGAGATGGCTAAGATTCTCAAGATAACCGACAAAGAACAAATTGATGACCGCATATATATTCATACTATGAAGTCAGTCATTGATTCAATGAATAAGTTTATGGGTTCGTTCTCGCTGATTATGAGTTCGGTAGCAGGTATTTCGTTGCTGGTAGGCGGTATTGGCATTATGAACATGATGCTTACCAATGTGACCGAGCGTATTCGTGAAATTGGCGTTCGTCGCGCTTTGGGTGCAACGCGCCGTGACGTAACGCTGCAATTCTTAACTGAGTCTGCAGTGCTTTGTGTAACCGGCGGTATATTGGGCATTGTCATTGGCTACCTTATTAGCTGGGGACTTGCAGCAGGCGCAAGTGTTCTTGGTCTTGCTTCGTCAACCGGGGTCGAAGAAGGGTCGGCAATTATCCCGTCAATGTCAATTATGACCATTTGCATAGCTGTGGGTATTTCCATAGCAATTGGCGTCATCTTTGGCTACTACCCCGCTCGCCGTGCGGCAAAGCTGGATCCTGTTGAGTGCTTGCGCTATCAGTAAGGTATACGCGTCTGCTTGTTTCCTGTAGGCGAGGTGTGGGGCGAGCTGTGGTTGCTGCACTGGTTTCGCTTTAGCTTGTTTTACTTTGCTAACTGGGCGAGTGAATTGAAGCCTTGTGGGGCGGCATTGCCTTTCGCTTCATCTGAGTTGAACGAATGCTTCGTAAGCATACGAGGTGGCATAGCCTTTTCACGGGAACTGCGCTTCGCGAAAGTTCCCTTAGAAAAGCTATGCCACCCTTATATTGCAACTCCATCTCAATTG
This region of Collinsella sp. zg1085 genomic DNA includes:
- a CDS encoding ABC transporter permease translates to MHIRDLIREAFRALEANRVRSFLTILGIVIGIAAVISMTSLIGGIQDNLIGSLGLNAARTIEISSWGFTTKQLERLQKVLPGYELLEGTSSGWTETKIDNKQANANITGLSPKMLELSGKTKLIAGRYFNDAENNSSARVVILDPHAVQLLFKTENLNVIGKTARIGTRNYTVVGIEEGRPMGRGGGDREFFWATMPFNTVVQDFNGGDKRLDGITGIAREGVDVDELSAKTKEEMAKILKITDKEQIDDRIYIHTMKSVIDSMNKFMGSFSLIMSSVAGISLLVGGIGIMNMMLTNVTERIREIGVRRALGATRRDVTLQFLTESAVLCVTGGILGIVIGYLISWGLAAGASVLGLASSTGVEEGSAIIPSMSIMTICIAVGISIAIGVIFGYYPARRAAKLDPVECLRYQ